TTTTTCGAATGGATAGTATCTTTGTAAGAGCCAAACTGGAAAAGTACAGAGTTCGGGGAAAAAGTTCTCCCAGCCCTGTGCCAGAGCCTCCCACTTCCCCTCCCGGAAACACCTGTTACTTAAGAGTTTTTCAACAGTTGTTTTAAAAGAGTTGATATATTAAAGCATGCATTTTCAACGAGGGGGAATAATCCTGAGTATAATAACGTTTATGGCCCTCCAAAGCTCAGTCATGCCTGacaatttttcttgttcttttaatttactttttctgGAGGCAGGGCGAGGCAGTAATGGGAGGGGAAAAGTCTGAAAAACACTGATTTAAGGCTGGCATGTAGAAAGTCTGTATGTGTTGTGATTATTTAAGCTTATTTTCTCACACGGTGCATATTGTCCCTTCTGTGTTCCTGGAACTAGAATGAAGAATCCATCCATTGTTGGAGTCCTTTGCACAGATTCACAAGGACTTAACCTGGGTTGTAAGTATTTTACACCAACCCTTTGGTGGATTGCAAATATTTGCTATTGACTTGGAGTCTAGTGTATTAGTACTGTTCTCTAGCCTTTATTTTGTTAGCCTGCCACTTTGAATTGGTATTTAAGGAAGAACTCTTAACTGCAGTTCTAGCATTGAACAGTCTCTACTAAAATAGTATttgaatcatttttaaatgtttagttttgaataattttaaattgGGTCTAGAAGAGACTTCAGGTAGTGACAGTTGTAGCCCTTTATTGGATGTATGCCATATGCTGGGACTGTGCTAGCCCTTGTATGTATTTTCTCTAGTTGTCACCATAACCCTgaaatatggtattttttttagtCCAACTACACTTAACAATAATCGAGAAGacagtaaaatgtaaaaaaaaagtgcttaaaAAACAGGGCGTTCAGAGTTGGACACATCTGGGTTTAACATCGTGCTCTTCCATTTGCCAATTTGGACCAAAAAGAACCTTTCTGGGCCTTGGTTTCTTCACTGTGTTGTTTGGTAATGATATTAATAATAGAATTGTATTTGAGctcttgctgtgtgccaggcagcaTTCTtagtgctttacatatattaattgaTTTAGTCTTCATAAAACCTTGTGAGGTAGAGATTGTttttccccatttcacagatgaagaaactgaggctaagaagtcaagtaacttgcccaagttcataTAGCTAGTAAGTGGCTGAGCTAGGATTTGAATCTGGCTCCAAAGCTTCTTAATCACATCACTATAAATTTTATGTGTAAAGCGTTTAGCACAGAGCCTGAATCTCATGCTCAGTAAACGTTAGTAATTATGATTAAGGTATATAACCAAAGCATTTACTTAATTATCGTCAGAACTAGCAAATCTAGGACTCCTTACTTCTaacataataatttttattttttagtaggtaccagggattgaacccaggacctcctacatgggaagcaggtgctcaaaccactgagcaacatctgctcccacgcaagaatttttaaagctttaaattTTTGCTGTGACGGTAACTGAAGGAGTAAGATGTGTAACTCAGTAACTCAGCCAAGTCTTTCACAGAAGAGTTGGGAGAAaaaaggcagatttttttttttttttttaagtgcttgcCAGGCTTGCTAATGGAAATGCTGAAATTCAAGTGTGgaaatttaaaactaaatgagTTCCTTCAAGAAACCTTCAAGGTCCTAAAGGCTGCGCTGTGGCCAGTTAATAGTAAACAGCAGTAGTAAACCTGTAAGCTGTGCCATAGTGGCATATCTATTACCTGACTTAGTGTCAAGCACAGATAGGCATGTGTTGCctatggaaacattttaaagtaaacttAATCGCTTTTTGTCCCTGGGATCCCAGATTTAGTTTTctaaaaactgaaacaaacaTTAATAAAAGCCAATTCTTTTGCCATTTCAAGACACCAAGTTTATTCTAGCCAAATTAATTGTTCAGAGTATTCACATGTGCTGTAAAGGTGATCTATGGCTGAACTCCCAAGAAACGACTTTTATATCCTTTGAGGTTGAGCTCAGTGAAAGAAGATCACATTTCCCAGGAGAAATTAGTTTCAACAAGTCTCTTGCCCCTATTGACTGCTTGTCAGTCTCCACTCtgaattttttgttggtttcagtAAGTTTTCTATAAAATGAATTTGCGACTTTCAGATTGACTGGAATTATGTTGAAGTGTTTAACGATGGTGATGGTAATGGCTTTGAAAATTAAATGGTGTAATCACTTTATTGACAGAAGAACTGTTGTCTTGCTTTCTCACAGATGTAACCAGCTGAGTATCAGGGCAGATGTGTTTCATATCAGTAACCTAGGAGAAAGTGAACTAAATCTTGTTTTTATGATTAATTCAATGAGAGCTACTACAATAACTCCATACCCATTTTTGCACAATTGGATGACATGATATCTCTATCTTCCAGGCCGTGGGACCTTGTCAGATGAGCATGCTGGGGTGATATCTGTTCTAGCCCAGCAAGCAGCTAAGTTAACCTCTGATCCCACTGATATTCCTGTGGTATGTTTAGAATCAGATAATGGGTGAGTAAACGTCAATAGATCACTTCTTTGCCTTTTTGTTCAGAAAACTCCCTGGGAACTTGAATGAAGTCTTGAGGATTGAATCATATCCTCCCACAAAAGGCACATTCAGGTCCCAAACCCCagtcctgtgggtataaacccatttgtaATTAGGGCCTTTGAAGCTGATGTTAGTTAAGGTATGCCCAAATTGAGGATGGACCTTAATCCAGTATAGCTGAAGTTCCCTGTaagtaaaggaaattggacacagaaataGAGGCCACAGGGtatagccagaagctggaagtcaacagaacccagaagagaaaggagaagatagcGCCATATGCATTTCCATGTGACAAAAAAAGCCGAGGAACCACAGAACCACAAAGATTACTGGCCAGCCAAAAGATACCAACTCTGGGAgaagccttctagtctctgaaacaaAAAGCCATTAAGTTTCTGTTGTTAAGCCACCTCACCCCATTACCCCATTGTATGGTCTTTGTTTTAGCGCTGTGAAAGGAAATGGGATCTGCCCTGTGCTCCTTAGTGATTCCTCATTCAGCCTCCTGGTAATGGCCTGCATAGTGTAGAGATGTACTTTAAGTACTTTGAGGGAGGTTCTTCTCCTTGTGGACCACAGTAGCAGACAGACTGATCTCTGAAACTAATGTGCTTTCAAGCCATACTGACAtttaaatgaagaataaaaattatCATGACCTATGAGtctactaagaaaaaggaagtaaTAGCACAGAGGAAACTAATCAAAGAACAAAACTTCTGTAGTGATGGAGTATACTAAAGATATTCCAAGTAAGGGTCCTCAGGATAATAAGTgaaaaaagtagaatataaaTACTGTGCACATTATGAATCACAGTtttataaaaagagaaactatATATAGTAGGCATACAtataaaaaagagccaggaaaatATTAATAGTGATTGATTCTGAGTGGTAGGACTAtggaattcatttctttttttaaattttttaaaacacataatagatttatatttaatatagtaCTTCTCACCAAGGGGATATTAGACaatcaaaagtttttttttatgttaactCTTTTCTCCATTTCAATTTTGAATATAAAGTGGTTTTTCTATAGTAAATCTTATCTTTATTtcaatatgaaatatatttttctaaattttcccCCCAAAAATTAAAGGTATTGATTTTTGACTGACTCAGTTTAATAACTTAGTATACTATTAACTTGGGAgatggggaaataaaaatataaaaatatggagaaaagaCACAACAGTTCAGGAGCCATGATTATAAAAAAACAGTGGTGATTTCCTGGGATTCTGAGTAAGTTTCCTCTTTTCATTAGCTTTGGGACTTTTGAAACTATGGAATATTTTTATGCAAATTTCAGTCATCTTATTTCTTTCACCCCCTTTAAAACCAGCAAATACAAATTATAGACATTTTTGTCAGAGCTTTCTttgatatgaagaaaatatttttctccatttaacACTTTAAGAAAATCAGTTCCTCTTTATAGGGAAACATCTAGGAATATGAAATTACTTCATTTACTATGGACGTCTTAGGAACTTTGGACACCACAGCTCAGTTTTAATCTCAATAGCACAAAGGTTTTCAAGATGAAGTTTAATTTAGCAGACTCCTTGAGGTCATACCTGTCTCTTTCACACTTATACACCCAAACAGGCACAAATGCCTATAATGCTGAGAACCACACCTAACGACAGCAAATGCATCTCTCACTTGCGCTGCAGTAACAGGCAGCACCAAAAAAAGTGAACTGAGGACTCTGAACAACTGGGTTAAAACAAAGGTCATAAACATGCTAGGATCTTGAGGTCTGATCTTGAGGTGGCTGGGTCTTGAGGGTTGAAGATTCCAAAGaaatagtgtgtgtgtatatactcCCTTCTTGTAGCTCTGGATCCTGAGGCTAGGAAATTCCATGTGATACCTCCCAAGAAGCAGCCATTAAGAAgaatccatttcatttttctattttatactttTCCTGTAGTACCCAAATGTTTTACTGTGTTACTATATTGCTTTCTTAAgtagaaaaattaattatttttaattgtgtccTAAACCAAACACTACATTAAATCTTCTGCTGACCCCCACTTGTAACATTTTACTATATTGTCCTTTCCCTTTCAGGAATATTATGATCCAGAAACATGATGGCATCACAGTGGCAGTGCACAAAATGGCCTCTTAATGCCTTGTACCAGTTCTCCAGCCTGTTACAGGGACTCAATCCTACCTGTTAATTATCTTGCAGTACTATTAAAGCTTCAGTGTTAGGCAATTCATTTTTCGATTTATTTTACGGTAAGCTGCTTTTTGACACTCTATGGCTTGACCTATTGAAATATTGGTAAGAAAGGATCATATTTTGAAGCAGCAGGTCCAGGTCACTTTGTATACAGAATTTTTGTTCAATAAATCGGTTGGAGGAAAGCTTGGATCTTTTCTGGATTCTTTAAACTCttttaaatgttcatttatttcagttatcaaactagtatctttaaaaaatggttcttgctcCAAGTTATTAGCATTTCTTTCAGAAATACCTCTTACAGaactatctgtgaatatttaaagcaaatcaagcgggaagcagacttgactcagtggttagggtgtccgtcaaccacatgggaggtttaaaccccaggcctccttgacccatatggagctggcccatgtgcagtgctgatgcgcgcaaggagtgtcatgccacgcagggctgtcccctgcgtaggggagccccacgtgcaaggagtgcgccccataagaagagctgcccagcgcaaaagaaagtacagcctgcctaagaatggtgctgcccacacggagagatgacgcaacaaaacacagattcccctgctgctgacaacaacagaaacggacaaagaggaagactcagcaaatagacacagaaaacagacaaccggggtggggggtgggggggaaggggagagataaataaataaatctttttaaaaaatcaataaatacagCAAATCAAGCATACTCCTACCCTAAAATAATAACAGGTAAAGTTATAATTCAGTACTGTCTACCAGggactcatttaattctcattatCAACCCTACAAGGTAGGTACTATTAAATAACACCATTTGGTCTCAGGACTACAACTAGAGCCGGTAGTGTTAACACCCAGACCACCACAGAAATAGGCATGTTTGGCCAGTATAAGAGTCTTTTACAAAACATCTGAGAGTACAGGTTGATGTTATCATCACCCTTTATAGTTGTCAATAAAATTGTGCACACATAGGCACAAAGGACTGTCTGATGACTTTGAATGTAGCTCCTGTTCAGCAATTTACCAGGCAGTAAATTTTCAGTATATtctcatttattcaaaaatattaagcATCTACAAAATATAATATGCTATGTGAGGTTATAAAGATTTTGAATAAGACATGGCTCCAGCCCTTGACTCTAATAGAGGGTAAGCATGCATGTTGTTTCACCACACTTAATACCTGACATACAGTATATGTTTGTTTTACTGTCTGCCCCCACTAGCATAGAAGCTTTGAGGGCAGGAGCTTTTGTCTTATTCACAAATGTATTCCCAGCACCATGGTAGGCATCTACTTGCTGAGTAGATGAATATATAATACAAGGGAATTTTGTACTGTGAACTAGGCCTCCAGAGGTAGATGAGGTATTTGCAAAAGATAGGGATAAGAGGTTTCCACGCAGGAGGAATGGCAATGGAAAAAGACAGgtgaaaaatcaaaataaatgtttgtaTAATAGCAAGTGATTTAGTTTGGTCTTGGAAGTGAAAAACCAGAAGACAGGACAACTCAATCAATGAACATGAATGTCTACTCTTAAGAATCCTAGTCTTGATCCTGTTAGCAGAATGGGTTTTGGAGCACGGGAGAGTGAAAGGAGTTTTAAAATTAATCTGAGGTGGGACTGCTCATGCTTTCTCAAAAATTTTCTCATTAAGCATCTCCAATTCCTACCCCAAAGTAATAAGGGGCAACCTTTAGTGAGTTTTTACATGCTAGATATATACTGTTAACAATTTACATGCAtttagctcatttaatcttctCAGTCTTATGAAATACTCATCTCCATTCTAGAGAGGAAGAAATAGGCTCTGGAGTGAGTTACTATGATGgtgcatcatgggaacacaggttcaCAGCACAACAGAAACTcagcaaatgatccctttattGTAGAGGAGAGTTCAGAAAGCAAATCTTGTCACACAGCACAGAATCCAAAAGATCAAGGGAAGTTCCATCATTGCTAGTCTCCCAGGGTGGCCGAAAACTGCTGCAGGTCAGGGTCGATGGATGACATCATTTGCCCCACTTCCCACCAGGGGGGAAGAGACGTGGTTTAAATGTGGTTTGTATCCACCTCAGGGTGGGGGTCCTGCCACTGAGAACTCATGTTCTGCTAAGCAGCCGGGGCTGCTGGTTTCTGATTTCCAGGTTTAAGGTCTGGCagggccttttcattagacttagcATGTGCCCCAGGTTGTGGAATGGTACACAACAGAAAAGGATGTGGGGGTAGCTGAAGGCCCTGATGTGAAGGCTGGTGACTTAACAGATATCTGTGGCTTCCTGAACAGGCTCAGCAAGATAAAGTAATTAGCTCATGATCAGGTGCGAGAGACaactgaagaaaataaattggCAGGAAGGGAACAAAGGAGAATGAATTAAAGATGACTGATATAGGAAGAACTGAGTTCGTTAGAAGTAGTCAATCCAAATGGATTATGGAGCAAAGATGGCTAGGTTTGATTTTAGATAGGGTGAAATTTAATTTCTGACAGGACTCCTGATGGTAATGCTcaattataataaaatgaattGAGTGCACTGAGTACCAGGCACAGTGCTAAACCATCTTCCATTACATTTAGAACAAAATCCAACGTTCTTCCCATGACTTCCCAAGCCCTTTATGACAAAGACTTTGCCCACCCCTCGTACGCATCTTGGCCATTCTGCCTAAGCTCCAGCCACATCATCCTTTCAGTTTCCAGAACTGTTAAGTTCTTGCCTCAGAGCCTTGGCATACAGTCCCCACTGCCTAGTGTCATTCCTCCAGCTTTCCACCCGACTATCTCCTTAACCATGGAGTTCTCAGTTATTTTCCCTAGGAAGGCCTTTTCTGACCACTCTAAGGATATGTTACTCTATCCCAACACCCAATGCATTTCCTTCAAatatgtaattaattttaaaatttacttaaagTCTCCCCCCATTGGCCTATAAGCTAAACAAGGGCAAGGACCTCGTCTTACCACATATCCTAATATTAGTTTCCAATCAGTGTTGGAAAAATTATCCCAAACTAAGAATACATTTGTgtcccttggcttgtggccccttcctccatcttctaaGCCACTGGGGTaacatcttcaaatctctctgacCACTTCTGCCATATTTCCTTCCCAGACTTCAACCTCTTAGTGATTACATTAGACTCTCCTGAATAATCAAGGCTAATGTCCCCATCTCAAGCTTCTGTatgacatctgcaaagtcccttttgccatgtaaaatAACAGATTCACAGGTTCTGAGGATTAGGATATGAACATCTTTGGGGGGATATATTACTCTGCCTACCACATATCCTCTCTGTATAGACCAATGCCTGGCATATAGGAGGcaactatttattgaataaacattttttacttATTCTTCATAACAAACATTTGAGGAAGGGTATAATATTCCCAATTTTATTGACGAGATATAGGATTTGTGCTATAAAGAGCTCAGAACTGGAGATGCTGATGTTCTAGTCTGCATAGAGCTGAGGCTGAAGTAGGATTGTGTGGAGATTTCCCAAGACCACCCCCAAGCTGGATAATTTGTATG
Above is a genomic segment from Dasypus novemcinctus isolate mDasNov1 chromosome 9, mDasNov1.1.hap2, whole genome shotgun sequence containing:
- the LAMTOR5 gene encoding ragulator complex protein LAMTOR5 → MEETLEQHLEDTMKNPSIVGVLCTDSQGLNLGCRGTLSDEHAGVISVLAQQAAKLTSDPTDIPVVCLESDNGNIMIQKHDGITVAVHKMAS